One Pseudopipra pipra isolate bDixPip1 chromosome 26, bDixPip1.hap1, whole genome shotgun sequence DNA window includes the following coding sequences:
- the WNK4 gene encoding serine/threonine-protein kinase WNK4 isoform X2, whose product MLAAEPAAAGTMSQPEAERAGDGSAPEPEPEPGPGLPGRAPHRSRRPSGRDSRRASFRFNRRSSAELELLGYPAPDGVFGGSPPPSGVVGLREPEETESEEVETRAVATSPDGRFLKFDIEIGRGSFKTVYKGLDTETTVEVAWCELQTRKLSKTERQRFSEEVEMLKGLQHPNIVRFYDSWKSTIKGQICIVLVTELMTSGTLKTYLKRFKEMKLKVLQRWSRQILKGLHFLHTRSPPIIHRDLKCDNIFITGPTGSVKIGDLGLATLKRASFAKSVIGTPEFMAPEMYEEKYDEAVDVYAFGMCMLEMATSEYPYSECQNAAQIYRKVTSGLKPSSFYKVKVPELKEIIEGCIRMDKNERYTIQDLLEHSFFQEDTGVHVELAEEDDGVKSGLKLWLRMDDTKKLHGKYKDNNAIEFLFELHKDVAEEVAQEMVVLGFICEADYKLVAKAVRDRVAAIKRKREKLKRVQDVPSPAEPEQPPGVLQLLEELKSPRPPGAPAPAPAIPGSRDSVFSSTFPPEPEEPEADQHQHFAYQHTSYSSATSDCETDGYLSSSGFLDSPDLAHRSFVAGDPASPPPTRPVRCFPTSIAVQLPTERLPPASGFSSPVDSYTSDVASGMSDGCEGLSASEQSTKLPPKRASGKLLRRRARSRLRITNISDKSDRVVECQLQTYNNKMVTFKFDLDGDNPEEIAAVMVHNEFILKSERDGFINRIRDIIHRVETLLRKDGRSGAELPRSPEAEGGVGSPVDLQLQGLSRSISSSSSLSDLSCTSPRLSVQSPVPPSLSRSPSETDLASPAEAPAAPAPLEAPAGSVQTWPLISMAPSWLTSSPVFPQTPTRTSEGPVPPAMPQALLSPQPLPTSPVSCELSSPLSPPVTSTSWSPTTPLLTLANVFSLAVMSVAQTLLPTVSPIASSGGHLYPPLLPRPESLVLGAPRFVYPDPTSTVKPVPAGSGILESAGADVPTAGGPISFSPPAPAPMYPTDSEAVGSPLPPLSSSTPGSPEGSPVPQVPAGVPKPSHSLIVSELPAPAVRTAQLSPINEEAKPQVLGRFHVIPTKDLPAPSPVQNGSSSEGEQQVGPVSGSPPPTVPETGHSSSNDSDAVLEAAEQEAKAEEALAKEGTMPVAPLESDQEGPGEEGTDSTPQAVLSQVWLSYPRSLTYVSSDDTESEDEEIWEELQNLRQKHLAEVQLLQSAQKKEIEELYLRMGKQPPLGIVSPAAMLSSRQRRLSKGSFNPSRRNSLQRLELAQPAGIMRRNSLSGSSTGSQEQRLSKGVTFADDFGRM is encoded by the exons ATGCTGGCGGCCGAGCCCGCCGCTGCCGGAACCATGTCCCAGCCCGAGGCGGAGCGGGCGGGTGACGGCTCCGCACCGGAGCCGGAGCCGGAGCCGGGACCGGGGCTCCCCGGACGGGCCCCTCACCGCAGTCGACGGCCCTCGGGTCGCGACTCTCGGCGCGCCTCCTTCCGCTTTAACCGGCGGAGCTCGGCCGAGCTGGAGCTTTTGGGGTACCCGGCGCCGGACGGAGTGTTCGGGGGGTCGCCACCGCCGTCGGGCGTCGTCGGGCTCCGGGAGCCGGAGGAGACGGAGAGCGAGGAGGTGGAGACGCGGGCGGTCGCCACCTCCCCCGACGGCCGGTTCCTCAAGTTCGACATCGAGATCGGCCGCGGCTCCTTCAAGACCGTCTACAAGGGGCTGGACACGGAGACCACCGTGGAGGTGGCTTGGTGCGAGCTGCAG ACGCGGAAGCTGTCGAAGACAGAGCGGCAGCGGTTCAGCGAGGAGGTGGAGATGCTGAAGGGGCTGCAGCATCCCAACATCGTTCGCTTCTACGACTCCTGGAAGTCAACCATCAAAGGGCAGATCTGCATTGTGCTGGTCACAGAGCTCATGACATCTGGCACCCTGAAAAC GTACTTGAAGCGGTTTAAGGAGATGAAGCTGAAGGTGCTGCAGCGCTGGAGCCGGCAGATCCTCAAGGGGCTGCATTTCCTGCACACCCGCTCCCCTCCCATCATCCACCGTGACCTCAAGTGTGACAACATCTTCATCACGGGCCCCACGGGTTCGGTCAAGATTGGGGACCTGGGCCTGGCCACACTTAAGCGAGCCTCCTTTGCCAAGAGTGTCATAG GCACCCCCGAGTTCATGGCACCAGAGATGTACGAGGAGAAGTACGATGAGGCAGTGGATGTCTACGCCTTCGGGATGTGCATGCTGGAGATGGCCACCTCAGAGTACCCCTACTCCGAGTGCCAGAACGCTGCCCAGATCTACCGCAAGGTCACCTCG GGCCTGAAGCCCAGCAGCTTCTACAAGGTGAAGGTGCCAGAGCTGAAGGAGATTATTGAAGGCTGCATCCGCATGGACAAGAATGAGAG GTACACCATCCAGGACCTGCTGGAGCACTCCTTCTTCCAGGAGGACACGGGGGTGCATGTGGAGTTGGCTGAGGAGGATGATGGTGTCAAGTCTGGGCTCAAGCTCTGGCTGCGCATGGATGACACAAAGAAGCTGCACGGCAAATACAAGGACAACAACGCCATCGAGTTCCTCTTTGAGCTCCACAAGGATGTAGCAGAGGAAGTGGCCCAGGAGATG GTGGTCCTGGGCTTCATCTGTGAGGCCGACTACAAACTGGTGGCCAAGGCGGTGAGGGATCGTGTGGCTGCCATCAAGCGCAAGCGGGAGAAGCTGAAGCGTGTCCAGGACGTGCCATCACCTGCGGAGCCAGAGCAGCCCCCGGgtgtcctgcagctgctggaggagctcaAGTCCCCACGGCCACCTGGTGCCCCCGCGCCTGCCCCAGCCATCCCTGGCTCCAGGGACTCCGTCTTcagcagcaccttccccccAGAGCCTGAGGAGCCCGAGGCCGACCAGCACCAGCACTTTGCCTACCAGCACACCAGCTACTCCTCAGCCACCT CTGACTGTGAGACAGATGGATATCTGAGCTCCTCTGGCTTCCTGGACTCCCCAGACCTGGCCCACCGCAGTTTTGTGGCTGGGGACCCTGCCAGCCCTCCTCCCACCCGGCCCGTGCGCTGCTTCCCCACG AGCATCGCAGTGCAGCTGCCCACAGAGCGCTTGCCCCCCGCTAGCGGCTTCTCCTCCCCGGTGGACAG CTACACCTCAGATGTGGCATCGGGCATGAGCGATGGCTGCGAGGGGCTCTCGGCCAGTGAGCAGAGCACGAAGCTGCCACCCAAGCGAGCCTCGGGGAAGCTGCTGCGGCGCCGAGCCCGGTCCAGGCTGCGCATAACCAAC ATCTCCGACAAGAGTGACCGGGTGGTGGAGTGCCAGCTGCAGACCTACAACAACAAAATGGTGACCTTCAAGTTTGACCTGGATGGGGACAACCCGGAGGAAATTGCAGCTGTCATG gtCCACAACGAGTTCATCCTCAAGTCAGAGCGGGATGGCTTCATCAACCGCATCCGGGACATCATCCACCGTGTGGAGACCCTGCTCCGCAAGGACGGGCGCAGCGGCGCCGAGCTGCCCAGGAGCCCCGAGGCTGAGGGTGGCGTGGGCAGCCCC GTGgacctgcagctgcaggggctcTCGCGCTCcatctcctcctcatcctcGCTCAGTG ATCTGAGCTGCACCAGTCCCAGACTCTCTGTGCAGTCCCCCGTCCCGCCATCATTGAGCCGCTCCCCGTCAGAGACTGACCTggccagccctgcagaggcacCGGCAGCCCCGGCACCGCTGGAGGCCCCCGCAG gCTCCGTGCAGACCTGGCCACTCATCTCAATGGCTCCCTCCTGGCTCACGTCGTCACCGGTGTTCCCACAGACCCCCACAAGGACCTCAGAGGGGCCTGTCCCACCGGCCATGCCCCAAGCACTCCTATCCCCACAGCCTCTCCCCACGTCCCCTGTCTCCTGTGAGCTCAGcagccccctgagcccccctgtGACCAGCACATCCTGGTCCCCCACCACCCCCCTCCTGACCCTGGCCAACGTCTTCTCCTTGGCAGTGATGAGCGTGGCCCAAACGCTGCTGCCCACTGTCTCCCCTATCGCCAGCTCAGGTGGGCACCTCTACCCTCCACTGCTGCCACGGCCAGAGAGTCTTGTCCTGGGGGCCCCACGCTTTGTCTACCCTGACCCCACCAGCACAGTCAAGCCAGTCCCGGCTGGCAGTGGGATCCTGGAGTCAGCAGGGGCTGACGTCCCCACTGCCGGGGGGCCCATATCCTTCTCAcccccagcaccagccccaATGTACCCCACAGACAGTGAGGCCGTGGGTAGTCCCCTGCCACCGCTGAGCTCGTCCACGCCAGGGAGCCCAGAGGGCAGCCCG GTCCCACAGGTGCCAGCCGGTGTCCCCAAGCCCAGCCATTCACTCATCGTGTCGGAGTTGCCGGCCCCTGCCGTGCGCACGGCCCAGCTCTCACCCATCAACGAAG aaGCCAAGCCCCAGGTGCTGGGCCGGTTCCACGTGATACCAACCAAGGACCTGCCTGCGCCCTCCCCTGTGCAAAACGGGAGCAGCAGCGAGGGAGAACAGCAAGTGGGGCCAGTGAGTGGCTCCCCGCCTCCCACGGTCCCCGAAACGGGCCACAGCTCAAGCAACGACTCGGATGcagtgctggaggcagcagagcaggaagcCAAGGCTGAGGAGGCGCTGGCCAAGGAGGGCACGATGCCAGTGGCGCCGCTGGAGAGTGACCAGGAAGGCCCTGGGGAGGAGGGCACAGATAGCAccccccaggctgtgctgagccaggTGTGGCTGAGCTACCCCCGCAGCCTGACCTACGTGAGCAGCGACGACACTGAGAGCGAGGACGAGGAGAtctgggaggagctgcagaaccTGCGCCAGAA GCACCTGGCCGaggtgcagctgctgcagagtgCCCAGAAGAAGGAAATTGAGGAGCTGTACCTGAGGATGGGGAAGCAGCCACCACTGGGCATCGTCTCTCCTGCCGCGATGCTGTCCAGCCGCCAGCGCCGCCTCTCCAAGGGCAGCTTCAACCCCTCCCGCCGCAACAGCCTGCAGCGCCTGGAGTTGGCACAGCCCGCAG GCATCATGCGCCGTAACTCGCTGAGTGGCAGCAGCACGGGCTCGCAGGAGCAGCGGCTCAGCAAGGGGGTGACCTTCGCCGACGACTTTGGCCGCATG TAG
- the WNK4 gene encoding serine/threonine-protein kinase WNK4 isoform X1, with the protein MLAAEPAAAGTMSQPEAERAGDGSAPEPEPEPGPGLPGRAPHRSRRPSGRDSRRASFRFNRRSSAELELLGYPAPDGVFGGSPPPSGVVGLREPEETESEEVETRAVATSPDGRFLKFDIEIGRGSFKTVYKGLDTETTVEVAWCELQTRKLSKTERQRFSEEVEMLKGLQHPNIVRFYDSWKSTIKGQICIVLVTELMTSGTLKTYLKRFKEMKLKVLQRWSRQILKGLHFLHTRSPPIIHRDLKCDNIFITGPTGSVKIGDLGLATLKRASFAKSVIGTPEFMAPEMYEEKYDEAVDVYAFGMCMLEMATSEYPYSECQNAAQIYRKVTSGLKPSSFYKVKVPELKEIIEGCIRMDKNERYTIQDLLEHSFFQEDTGVHVELAEEDDGVKSGLKLWLRMDDTKKLHGKYKDNNAIEFLFELHKDVAEEVAQEMVVLGFICEADYKLVAKAVRDRVAAIKRKREKLKRVQDVPSPAEPEQPPGVLQLLEELKSPRPPGAPAPAPAIPGSRDSVFSSTFPPEPEEPEADQHQHFAYQHTSYSSATSDCETDGYLSSSGFLDSPDLAHRSFVAGDPASPPPTRPVRCFPTSIAVQLPTERLPPASGFSSPVDSYTSDVASGMSDGCEGLSASEQSTKLPPKRASGKLLRRRARSRLRITNISDKSDRVVECQLQTYNNKMVTFKFDLDGDNPEEIAAVMVHNEFILKSERDGFINRIRDIIHRVETLLRKDGRSGAELPRSPEAEGGVGSPVDLQLQGLSRSISSSSSLSDLSCTSPRLSVQSPVPPSLSRSPSETDLASPAEAPAAPAPLEAPAGSVQTWPLISMAPSWLTSSPVFPQTPTRTSEGPVPPAMPQALLSPQPLPTSPVSCELSSPLSPPVTSTSWSPTTPLLTLANVFSLAVMSVAQTLLPTVSPIASSGGHLYPPLLPRPESLVLGAPRFVYPDPTSTVKPVPAGSGILESAGADVPTAGGPISFSPPAPAPMYPTDSEAVGSPLPPLSSSTPGSPEGSPVPQVPAGVPKPSHSLIVSELPAPAVRTAQLSPINEEAKPQVLGRFHVIPTKDLPAPSPVQNGSSSEGEQQVGPVSGSPPPTVPETGHSSSNDSDAVLEAAEQEAKAEEALAKEGTMPVAPLESDQEGPGEEGTDSTPQAVLSQVWLSYPRSLTYVSSDDTESEDEEIWEELQNLRQKHLAEVQLLQSAQKKEIEELYLRMGKQPPLGIVSPAAMLSSRQRRLSKGSFNPSRRNSLQRLELAQPAGIMRRNSLSGSSTGSQEQRLSKGVTFADDFGRMVR; encoded by the exons ATGCTGGCGGCCGAGCCCGCCGCTGCCGGAACCATGTCCCAGCCCGAGGCGGAGCGGGCGGGTGACGGCTCCGCACCGGAGCCGGAGCCGGAGCCGGGACCGGGGCTCCCCGGACGGGCCCCTCACCGCAGTCGACGGCCCTCGGGTCGCGACTCTCGGCGCGCCTCCTTCCGCTTTAACCGGCGGAGCTCGGCCGAGCTGGAGCTTTTGGGGTACCCGGCGCCGGACGGAGTGTTCGGGGGGTCGCCACCGCCGTCGGGCGTCGTCGGGCTCCGGGAGCCGGAGGAGACGGAGAGCGAGGAGGTGGAGACGCGGGCGGTCGCCACCTCCCCCGACGGCCGGTTCCTCAAGTTCGACATCGAGATCGGCCGCGGCTCCTTCAAGACCGTCTACAAGGGGCTGGACACGGAGACCACCGTGGAGGTGGCTTGGTGCGAGCTGCAG ACGCGGAAGCTGTCGAAGACAGAGCGGCAGCGGTTCAGCGAGGAGGTGGAGATGCTGAAGGGGCTGCAGCATCCCAACATCGTTCGCTTCTACGACTCCTGGAAGTCAACCATCAAAGGGCAGATCTGCATTGTGCTGGTCACAGAGCTCATGACATCTGGCACCCTGAAAAC GTACTTGAAGCGGTTTAAGGAGATGAAGCTGAAGGTGCTGCAGCGCTGGAGCCGGCAGATCCTCAAGGGGCTGCATTTCCTGCACACCCGCTCCCCTCCCATCATCCACCGTGACCTCAAGTGTGACAACATCTTCATCACGGGCCCCACGGGTTCGGTCAAGATTGGGGACCTGGGCCTGGCCACACTTAAGCGAGCCTCCTTTGCCAAGAGTGTCATAG GCACCCCCGAGTTCATGGCACCAGAGATGTACGAGGAGAAGTACGATGAGGCAGTGGATGTCTACGCCTTCGGGATGTGCATGCTGGAGATGGCCACCTCAGAGTACCCCTACTCCGAGTGCCAGAACGCTGCCCAGATCTACCGCAAGGTCACCTCG GGCCTGAAGCCCAGCAGCTTCTACAAGGTGAAGGTGCCAGAGCTGAAGGAGATTATTGAAGGCTGCATCCGCATGGACAAGAATGAGAG GTACACCATCCAGGACCTGCTGGAGCACTCCTTCTTCCAGGAGGACACGGGGGTGCATGTGGAGTTGGCTGAGGAGGATGATGGTGTCAAGTCTGGGCTCAAGCTCTGGCTGCGCATGGATGACACAAAGAAGCTGCACGGCAAATACAAGGACAACAACGCCATCGAGTTCCTCTTTGAGCTCCACAAGGATGTAGCAGAGGAAGTGGCCCAGGAGATG GTGGTCCTGGGCTTCATCTGTGAGGCCGACTACAAACTGGTGGCCAAGGCGGTGAGGGATCGTGTGGCTGCCATCAAGCGCAAGCGGGAGAAGCTGAAGCGTGTCCAGGACGTGCCATCACCTGCGGAGCCAGAGCAGCCCCCGGgtgtcctgcagctgctggaggagctcaAGTCCCCACGGCCACCTGGTGCCCCCGCGCCTGCCCCAGCCATCCCTGGCTCCAGGGACTCCGTCTTcagcagcaccttccccccAGAGCCTGAGGAGCCCGAGGCCGACCAGCACCAGCACTTTGCCTACCAGCACACCAGCTACTCCTCAGCCACCT CTGACTGTGAGACAGATGGATATCTGAGCTCCTCTGGCTTCCTGGACTCCCCAGACCTGGCCCACCGCAGTTTTGTGGCTGGGGACCCTGCCAGCCCTCCTCCCACCCGGCCCGTGCGCTGCTTCCCCACG AGCATCGCAGTGCAGCTGCCCACAGAGCGCTTGCCCCCCGCTAGCGGCTTCTCCTCCCCGGTGGACAG CTACACCTCAGATGTGGCATCGGGCATGAGCGATGGCTGCGAGGGGCTCTCGGCCAGTGAGCAGAGCACGAAGCTGCCACCCAAGCGAGCCTCGGGGAAGCTGCTGCGGCGCCGAGCCCGGTCCAGGCTGCGCATAACCAAC ATCTCCGACAAGAGTGACCGGGTGGTGGAGTGCCAGCTGCAGACCTACAACAACAAAATGGTGACCTTCAAGTTTGACCTGGATGGGGACAACCCGGAGGAAATTGCAGCTGTCATG gtCCACAACGAGTTCATCCTCAAGTCAGAGCGGGATGGCTTCATCAACCGCATCCGGGACATCATCCACCGTGTGGAGACCCTGCTCCGCAAGGACGGGCGCAGCGGCGCCGAGCTGCCCAGGAGCCCCGAGGCTGAGGGTGGCGTGGGCAGCCCC GTGgacctgcagctgcaggggctcTCGCGCTCcatctcctcctcatcctcGCTCAGTG ATCTGAGCTGCACCAGTCCCAGACTCTCTGTGCAGTCCCCCGTCCCGCCATCATTGAGCCGCTCCCCGTCAGAGACTGACCTggccagccctgcagaggcacCGGCAGCCCCGGCACCGCTGGAGGCCCCCGCAG gCTCCGTGCAGACCTGGCCACTCATCTCAATGGCTCCCTCCTGGCTCACGTCGTCACCGGTGTTCCCACAGACCCCCACAAGGACCTCAGAGGGGCCTGTCCCACCGGCCATGCCCCAAGCACTCCTATCCCCACAGCCTCTCCCCACGTCCCCTGTCTCCTGTGAGCTCAGcagccccctgagcccccctgtGACCAGCACATCCTGGTCCCCCACCACCCCCCTCCTGACCCTGGCCAACGTCTTCTCCTTGGCAGTGATGAGCGTGGCCCAAACGCTGCTGCCCACTGTCTCCCCTATCGCCAGCTCAGGTGGGCACCTCTACCCTCCACTGCTGCCACGGCCAGAGAGTCTTGTCCTGGGGGCCCCACGCTTTGTCTACCCTGACCCCACCAGCACAGTCAAGCCAGTCCCGGCTGGCAGTGGGATCCTGGAGTCAGCAGGGGCTGACGTCCCCACTGCCGGGGGGCCCATATCCTTCTCAcccccagcaccagccccaATGTACCCCACAGACAGTGAGGCCGTGGGTAGTCCCCTGCCACCGCTGAGCTCGTCCACGCCAGGGAGCCCAGAGGGCAGCCCG GTCCCACAGGTGCCAGCCGGTGTCCCCAAGCCCAGCCATTCACTCATCGTGTCGGAGTTGCCGGCCCCTGCCGTGCGCACGGCCCAGCTCTCACCCATCAACGAAG aaGCCAAGCCCCAGGTGCTGGGCCGGTTCCACGTGATACCAACCAAGGACCTGCCTGCGCCCTCCCCTGTGCAAAACGGGAGCAGCAGCGAGGGAGAACAGCAAGTGGGGCCAGTGAGTGGCTCCCCGCCTCCCACGGTCCCCGAAACGGGCCACAGCTCAAGCAACGACTCGGATGcagtgctggaggcagcagagcaggaagcCAAGGCTGAGGAGGCGCTGGCCAAGGAGGGCACGATGCCAGTGGCGCCGCTGGAGAGTGACCAGGAAGGCCCTGGGGAGGAGGGCACAGATAGCAccccccaggctgtgctgagccaggTGTGGCTGAGCTACCCCCGCAGCCTGACCTACGTGAGCAGCGACGACACTGAGAGCGAGGACGAGGAGAtctgggaggagctgcagaaccTGCGCCAGAA GCACCTGGCCGaggtgcagctgctgcagagtgCCCAGAAGAAGGAAATTGAGGAGCTGTACCTGAGGATGGGGAAGCAGCCACCACTGGGCATCGTCTCTCCTGCCGCGATGCTGTCCAGCCGCCAGCGCCGCCTCTCCAAGGGCAGCTTCAACCCCTCCCGCCGCAACAGCCTGCAGCGCCTGGAGTTGGCACAGCCCGCAG GCATCATGCGCCGTAACTCGCTGAGTGGCAGCAGCACGGGCTCGCAGGAGCAGCGGCTCAGCAAGGGGGTGACCTTCGCCGACGACTTTGGCCGCATGGTAAGG TAG